The following are from one region of the Salvia hispanica cultivar TCC Black 2014 chromosome 1, UniMelb_Shisp_WGS_1.0, whole genome shotgun sequence genome:
- the LOC125201620 gene encoding BTB/POZ domain-containing protein At2g46260-like isoform X1: MSGWGLGLPVMDLSDPTTARQSDFAFAFNDSNFSDRLLRIEIVGDPLHESVGCGAIADWAARLCDLRTRDIVENQLALDVNSGQEERDAFDSQQPDVEDGIGDDNHDEVALKMIEDSPSGDEAANDDSELLEDELKVVRVKTLHISSPILAAKSPFFYKLFSNGMMESEQRDITLRISTTEEAAFMELLNFMYSNTLSINTAPALLDVLMAADKFEVISCIRYCSHQLRNLPMTPESALVFLDLPSSVLMGDAVQPLTDAAKHFLAARYKDVSKLDLFDRYQEEIMNLPLAGIEAILCSDDLQVASEDAVYDLALKWSRFHYQKLEERRDILCSQLGGYIRYPYMTGRKLKKLLTCNDFDRDFATKVVIDALFFKAEAPHRQRNHASEESTSTSRRFVERSYKYRPVKVIEFELPRQQCVVYLDLKQAECANLFPSGRVYSQAFHLGGQGFFLSAHCNMDQQSSFHCFGLFLGMQEKGSVSFGVDYEFAARSKPTEEYLSKYKGNYTFTGGKAVGYRNLFSIPWTNFIAEDSLHFINGILHLRAELTIKH; the protein is encoded by the exons ATGAGCGGTTGGGGTTTGGGGCTGCCCGTCATGGACCTATCCGACCCCACCACTGCCCGCCAATCCGACTTCGCCTTCGCCTTCAACGACAGCAATTTTTCCGATCGCCTGCTCCGGATCGAAATAGTCGGAGATCCACTCCATGAATCCGTCGGCTGCGGCGCCATAGCTGATTGGGCGGCGCGCCTCTGCGACCTCCGCACCCGAGATATTGTGGAAAACCAGCTCG CTTTGGATGTGAACAGTGGCCAGGAAGAGCGTGATGCATTTGATAGTCAGCAGCCTGATGTTGAAGACGGGATTGGCGATGACAATCATGATGAAGTGGCACTTAAAATGATCGAAGATTCACCATCAG GAGATGAAGCTGCAAATGATGATTCGGAATTGTTGGAAGATGAATTAAAAGTTGTAAGAGTTAAAACTCTGCATATCAGTTCACCCATCTTAGCTGCAAAGAGCCCGTTTTTCTACAAG TTATTCTCAAATGGTATGATGGAATCTGAACAGAGAGACATAACCCTTAGAATTAGCACCACTG AGGAAGCTGCCTTCATGGAGCTCCTGAATTTCATGTATAGTAATACATTAAGCATCAATACAGCTCCTGCTTTACTTGATGTGCTTATGGCTGCTGATAAGTTTGAGGTCATCTCGTGCATAAGATACTGCAGCCATCAACTAAGAAACCTGCCCATGACTCCCGAATCTGCATTAGTTTTTCTAGACCTTCCTTCTAGCGTCCTTATGGGTGATGCAGTTCAACCATTGACGGATGCAGCGAAACATTTCTTAGCTGCCCGGTATAAAGACGTATCGAA GCTTGACCTTTTTGATAGGTATCAAGAAGAGATTATGAATTTACCTCTGGCTGGGATTGAGGCAATCTTGTGTAGTGATGACCTTCAGGTGGCATCAGAGGATGCTGTTTATGACTTGGCGCTGAAGTGGTCCCGGTTTCATTATCAAAAGCTGGAGGAGCGTCGCGACATCCTTTGTTCTCAATTGGGTGGCTATATTCGTTACCCCTACATGACTGGCCGCAAATTGAAGAAGCTTCTAACATGCAATGATTTCGATCGTGATTTTGCAACTAAAGTGGTGATTGATGCCTTATTTTTCAAGGCTGAGGCACCCCATCGCCAACGGAATCATGCCTCAGAGGAATCCACCTCCACTAGCCGACGCTTTGTGGAGCGTTCCTATAAATACAGGCCTGTGAAAGTAATCGAGTTTGAACTGCCACGCCAGCAGTGCGTGGTCTACTTGGATCTCAAGCAGGCAGAATGTGCAAACCTGTTCCCATCAGGACGAGTATATTCCCAAGCGTTCCACTTGGGCGGGCAAGGGTTCTTCCTATCCGCACATTGCAACATGGATCAGCAGAGCTCGTTCCACTGCTTTGGTTTGTTCCTTGGGATGCAAGAGAAGGGTTCAGTTTCATTTGGTGTCGACTACGAATTTGCTGCTAGGTCGAAACCCACAGAAGAGTACCTGAGCAAGTACAAGGGTAACTACACATTCACCGGTGGAAAGGCCGTGGGATACCGGAATCTTTTCAGCATTCCCTGGACTAATTTCATCGCCGAGGACAGTTTGCATTTCATCAACGGCATACTTCATCTTAGGGCTGAGCTCACCATCAAACACTGA
- the LOC125201257 gene encoding F-box/kelch-repeat protein At3g61590-like, whose translation MEEEISWVSHCIDNVDSCPVGFDSFSELNEEADRGVSAVSMDVVLPDDLLERIISYLPIASTFRAGCVCKRWHEIVTSKRFLWNNSHALLQKPWYFMFTSSDDPIGYAYDPILRKWYGIDLPCIEKSNWFIASSSGLVCFMDNDSRSELYVCNPITKCCKGLDEPPGPIFPDYSALAVSVNRATCSYNVSIIKSKQVPENFFQWDLSIHLYDSETREWLTDLTEVLTGWRAGDESVICDGVLYFLIYSIGGGGPDNRHGLIMYNLRSRSPYGLLMRSFVPVPCSLTCGRLMNLKEKLVMVGGIGKHDRPGIIKGIGIWLLKGREWQEIARMPHKYFQGFGEFDDVFASSGTGDLIYIQSYGAPMLLVFDFDQKQWKWSQKCPVIKRFPLQLFTGFCFEPRLEIAP comes from the coding sequence ATGGAGGAGGAAATCTCATGGGTTAGTCATTGTATTGACAACGTTGATAGCTGCCCTGTGGGATTTGACTCATTCTCGGAGCTTAATGAGGAAGCCGACAGAGGAGTTTCTGCAGTTTCTATGGATGTAGTTCTGCCCGATGATCTTCTGGAACGGATAATATCCTATCTCCCCATCGCTAGCACCTTTAGGGCGGGATGCGTGTGCAAAAGATGGCATGAGATAGTGACATCGAAGAGGTTTCTTTGGAACAATTCTCATGCGTTGTTACAAAAGCCTTGGTACTTCATGTTCACGAGCTCTGATGACCCGATTGGTTATGCGTATGATCCCATTCTCCGTAAGTGGTATGGCATTGACCTTCCTTGCATCGAGAAATCAAACTGGTTCATTGCTTCATCGAGTGGCCTAGTCTGCTTTATGGACAATGATAGCAGGAGTGAGCTGTATGTATGCAATCCGATCACCAAATGTTGCAAAGGACTTGATGAGCCTCCGGGTCCTATATTTCCCGACTACAGTGCTTTAGCGGTCTCAGTCAACAGAGCGACTTGCAGTTACAATGTCTCGATTATCAAATCCAAGCAGGTCCCTGAAAATTTCTTTCAGTGGGATCTCTCCATCCATCTATATGATTCAGAAACGCGGGAATGGCTAACTGATCTGACCGAGGTTTTAACAGGGTGGAGAGCCGGTGATGAGAGTGTGATATGTGATGGGGTATTATACTTCTTGATTTACTCGATCGGAGGTGGTGGCCCTGACAACCGCCACGGCCTTATCATGTATAACCTCAGAAGCCGGTCGCCTTATGGCCTACTGATGAGGAGTTTCGTTCCGGTTCCATGCTCTCTCACATGTGGCCGCCTGATGAACCTGAAGGAAAAACTTGTGATGGTCGGAGGCATTGGCAAACATGATCGACCGGGCATTATAAAGGGCATCGGGATCTGGCTTCTGAAGGGGAGAGAGTGGCAAGAGATTGCCCGAATGCCCCATAAATACTTTCAAGGTTTTGGTGAGTTTGACGACGTCTTTGCCAGCAGTGGGACGGGCGATCTCATATACATTCAAAGTTATGGGGCTCCTATGCTTCTTGTTTTTGACTTTGACCAGAAGCAGTGGAAGTGGTCTCAGAAATGCCCTGTGATCAAGAGGTTCCCCCTTCAGCTATTCACCGGCTTTTGCTTCGAGCCAAGGCTCGAAATCGCACCCTAG
- the LOC125201620 gene encoding BTB/POZ domain-containing protein At2g46260-like isoform X2 has protein sequence MSGWGLGLPVMDLSDPTTARQSDFAFAFNDSNFSDRLLRIEIVGDPLHESVGCGAIADWAARLCDLRTRDIVENQLALDVNSGQEERDAFDSQQPDVEDGIGDDNHDEVALKMIEDSPSGDEAANDDSELLEDELKVVRVKTLHISSPILAAKSPFFYKLFSNGMMESEQRDITLRISTTEEAAFMELLNFMYSNTLSINTAPALLDVLMAADKFEVISCIRYCSHQLRNLPMTPESALVFLDLPSSVLMGDAVQPLTDAAKHFLAARYKDVSKYQEEIMNLPLAGIEAILCSDDLQVASEDAVYDLALKWSRFHYQKLEERRDILCSQLGGYIRYPYMTGRKLKKLLTCNDFDRDFATKVVIDALFFKAEAPHRQRNHASEESTSTSRRFVERSYKYRPVKVIEFELPRQQCVVYLDLKQAECANLFPSGRVYSQAFHLGGQGFFLSAHCNMDQQSSFHCFGLFLGMQEKGSVSFGVDYEFAARSKPTEEYLSKYKGNYTFTGGKAVGYRNLFSIPWTNFIAEDSLHFINGILHLRAELTIKH, from the exons ATGAGCGGTTGGGGTTTGGGGCTGCCCGTCATGGACCTATCCGACCCCACCACTGCCCGCCAATCCGACTTCGCCTTCGCCTTCAACGACAGCAATTTTTCCGATCGCCTGCTCCGGATCGAAATAGTCGGAGATCCACTCCATGAATCCGTCGGCTGCGGCGCCATAGCTGATTGGGCGGCGCGCCTCTGCGACCTCCGCACCCGAGATATTGTGGAAAACCAGCTCG CTTTGGATGTGAACAGTGGCCAGGAAGAGCGTGATGCATTTGATAGTCAGCAGCCTGATGTTGAAGACGGGATTGGCGATGACAATCATGATGAAGTGGCACTTAAAATGATCGAAGATTCACCATCAG GAGATGAAGCTGCAAATGATGATTCGGAATTGTTGGAAGATGAATTAAAAGTTGTAAGAGTTAAAACTCTGCATATCAGTTCACCCATCTTAGCTGCAAAGAGCCCGTTTTTCTACAAG TTATTCTCAAATGGTATGATGGAATCTGAACAGAGAGACATAACCCTTAGAATTAGCACCACTG AGGAAGCTGCCTTCATGGAGCTCCTGAATTTCATGTATAGTAATACATTAAGCATCAATACAGCTCCTGCTTTACTTGATGTGCTTATGGCTGCTGATAAGTTTGAGGTCATCTCGTGCATAAGATACTGCAGCCATCAACTAAGAAACCTGCCCATGACTCCCGAATCTGCATTAGTTTTTCTAGACCTTCCTTCTAGCGTCCTTATGGGTGATGCAGTTCAACCATTGACGGATGCAGCGAAACATTTCTTAGCTGCCCGGTATAAAGACGTATCGAA GTATCAAGAAGAGATTATGAATTTACCTCTGGCTGGGATTGAGGCAATCTTGTGTAGTGATGACCTTCAGGTGGCATCAGAGGATGCTGTTTATGACTTGGCGCTGAAGTGGTCCCGGTTTCATTATCAAAAGCTGGAGGAGCGTCGCGACATCCTTTGTTCTCAATTGGGTGGCTATATTCGTTACCCCTACATGACTGGCCGCAAATTGAAGAAGCTTCTAACATGCAATGATTTCGATCGTGATTTTGCAACTAAAGTGGTGATTGATGCCTTATTTTTCAAGGCTGAGGCACCCCATCGCCAACGGAATCATGCCTCAGAGGAATCCACCTCCACTAGCCGACGCTTTGTGGAGCGTTCCTATAAATACAGGCCTGTGAAAGTAATCGAGTTTGAACTGCCACGCCAGCAGTGCGTGGTCTACTTGGATCTCAAGCAGGCAGAATGTGCAAACCTGTTCCCATCAGGACGAGTATATTCCCAAGCGTTCCACTTGGGCGGGCAAGGGTTCTTCCTATCCGCACATTGCAACATGGATCAGCAGAGCTCGTTCCACTGCTTTGGTTTGTTCCTTGGGATGCAAGAGAAGGGTTCAGTTTCATTTGGTGTCGACTACGAATTTGCTGCTAGGTCGAAACCCACAGAAGAGTACCTGAGCAAGTACAAGGGTAACTACACATTCACCGGTGGAAAGGCCGTGGGATACCGGAATCTTTTCAGCATTCCCTGGACTAATTTCATCGCCGAGGACAGTTTGCATTTCATCAACGGCATACTTCATCTTAGGGCTGAGCTCACCATCAAACACTGA
- the LOC125186016 gene encoding ribosomal protein S1, mitochondrial-like: MSVYMSRLFPKSNSSFLLQREVALKAKAVRLRDDTYLIDAGVGRPRTALASELADPPKSAGPATFSTKVGFLHAARGESTVKNSLLQRCFVDLVTGDSRTKLNAAARFEDMVGQTDSACAGEQPLLLPRMFRKQRAWQELQHRWKFNRKVKGFIAGKVRGGYSVGIAGYLAFLPARNVVNRRIDGDRFVIESLSPRNFVVTKVG; this comes from the coding sequence ATGAGCGTGTATATGAGCCGCCTTTTCCCCAAATCAAACTCAAGTTTCCTCCTCCAAAGAGAGGTCGCACTCAAAGCCAAAGCCGTCCGCCTCAGAGATGACACTTACCTCATCGACGCCGGCGTCGGCCGCCCCAGGACCGCCTTGGCCAGCGAATTGGCAGATCCGCCCAAATCCGCCGGCCCGGCCACTTTCTCCACCAAGGTCGGCTTCCTCCACGCCGCCAGAGGCGAATCGACCGTCAAAAACTCACTCCTGCAGCGATGCTTCGTGGATCTGGTGACCGGAGATTCGCGGACGAAGCTGAACGCCGCCGCGAGGTTCGAAGACATGGTAGGGCAGACGGACTCCGCCTGCGCCGGCGAGCAGCCGCTCCTCCTGCCGAGGATGTTCAGGAAGCAGCGGGCGTGGCAGGAGTTGCAGCATCGGTGGAAGTTCAATCGGAAGGTGAAGGGTTTCATAGCTGGAAAAGTGAGGGGAGGCTACTCGGTCGGCATCGCCGGTTACCTTGCGTTTCTTCCGGCGAGAAATGTTGTTAATAGAAGGATTGACGGCGATCGGTTTGTGATTGAGAGCTTATCCCCCAGGAATTTTGTGGTTACGAAAGTAGGGTGA